A genomic region of Fusarium oxysporum Fo47 chromosome VI, complete sequence contains the following coding sequences:
- a CDS encoding nucleoside phosphorylase domain-containing protein has protein sequence MGDLPTTFDKPVHIAVIGGTGLGQLEGFEPVAALNPITPWGHPASPIQILSHKGGYVAFLARHGVHHQFAPHEVPNRANIAALRHIGVRSVIAFSAVGSLQEEIKPMDFVVPDQVIDRTKGIRPFTFFEGGVVGHVGFADPFDAGLAKVVKACAAHMEGDGVVLHEKGTVIVMEGPQFSTRAESNMYRSWGGSVINMSTLPEAKLAREAELAYQVIAMATDYDCWHSFEDVNVELVIKYMKANNENAKRLVAGVLDRLGELENSDLVQAKHWAGASQGAVKFMTKPAGRDPEAMKKVEYLFPGFWEE, from the exons ATGGGTGACCTCCCCACTACGTTCGACA AGCCTGTCCATATCGCCGTGATTGGCGGTACTGGTCTCGGTCAGCTCGAAGGCTTCGAGCCCGTCGCTGCTCTCAACCCTATTACACCTTGGGGACACCCGGCCTCGCCGATCCAGATCCTCTCCCACAAAGGTGGCTACGTCGCTTTCCTTGCTCGCCATGGTGTTCACCATCAGTTTGCTCCTCACGAGGTCCCGAACCGTGCAAACATCGCTGCTCTACGACATATTGGTGTTAGATCCGTCATTGCCTTCTCTGCCGTCGGTTCCTTGCAAGAGGAGATCAAGCCTATGGACTTTGTCGTCCCGGACCAGGTCATTGATCGCACAAAGGGTATCCGTCCCTTTACCTTCTTTGAGGGTGGTGTAGTTGGACACGTTGGCTTTGCCGACCCTTTCGATGCAGGCCTTGCTAAGGTGGTCAAGGCTTGTGCAGCTCATATGGAGGGTGACGGCGTCGTCTTGCACGAGAAGGGCACGGTCATTGTAATGG AAGGACCGCAGTTCTCAACCCGCGCCGAGTCGAACATGTATCGATCGTGGGGAGGATCTGTTATCAACATGTCGACCCTTCCTGAAGCCAAGCTTGCCCGCGAGGCCGAGCTGGCCTACCAGGTGATTGCCATGGCCACCGACTATGATTGCTGGCATTCGTTTGAGGATGTTAATGTCGAGCTGGTCATCAAGTACATGAAGGCTAACAACGAAAATGCCAAGCGACTCGTAGCGGGTGTCTTGGATCGACTTGGTGAGCTCGAGAACAGCGACCTGGTCCAAGCGAAGCACTGGGCTGGTGCCTCTCAAGGAGCCGTCAAGTTCATGACCAAGCCAGCTGGCCGTGATCCCGAGGCCATGAAGAAGGTCGAATACCTTTTCCCTGGCTTCTGGGAGGAATAA